A part of Haloarchaeobius sp. HME9146 genomic DNA contains:
- a CDS encoding alpha/beta fold hydrolase — MTGGHGVARLDGRRIHYRRAGVDGPTVVLLHGGGVDDAELSWKLTIEELADAGYQVYAPDWPGYGESDPHPEPSIDTYVEILDEFLDALALDTVSLVGISMGGAAALGYTLDHSERVEKLTLVDSYGLGSTVPAGSLWYTLAHIPGANAAGWSMMGTSREATAFGLGNVVHDPNAVPGTFVSDVRERASETGAGRAFTRFQRNEIGPGGRVKTNYASDLDELDIPVLLVHGEGDPLFPVHWARRAHEDIADSALVVFEHCGHWSPREKPLRFNTNLVEFLRTGTEFDPN, encoded by the coding sequence ATGACCGGGGGCCACGGGGTCGCCCGGCTGGACGGGCGACGCATCCACTACCGACGTGCCGGCGTCGATGGCCCGACCGTGGTCCTGCTCCACGGTGGCGGCGTCGACGACGCGGAACTCTCCTGGAAGCTCACCATCGAGGAACTCGCCGACGCGGGCTACCAGGTGTACGCGCCGGACTGGCCGGGCTACGGCGAGAGCGACCCGCACCCCGAGCCCTCCATCGACACCTACGTGGAGATCCTCGACGAGTTCCTCGACGCACTCGCTCTCGACACCGTGTCGCTCGTCGGTATCTCGATGGGTGGGGCGGCCGCCCTGGGCTACACGCTCGACCACTCGGAGCGAGTTGAGAAGCTCACGCTCGTGGACAGTTACGGGCTCGGCTCGACCGTCCCTGCCGGGTCGCTCTGGTACACCCTCGCACACATCCCCGGAGCCAACGCGGCCGGCTGGTCGATGATGGGCACCTCGAGAGAAGCGACCGCCTTCGGCCTCGGGAACGTCGTTCACGACCCCAACGCGGTCCCGGGGACGTTCGTCTCGGACGTGCGCGAACGCGCGAGCGAGACGGGTGCTGGCCGGGCGTTCACCCGGTTCCAGCGCAACGAGATCGGTCCCGGTGGGCGCGTGAAGACCAACTACGCGTCTGACCTGGACGAGCTCGACATTCCAGTCCTCCTCGTCCACGGCGAGGGTGACCCCCTGTTCCCGGTTCACTGGGCCCGCCGTGCCCACGAGGACATCGCGGACTCGGCGCTGGTGGTCTTCGAGCACTGCGGGCACTGGTCGCCCAGAGAGAAACCACTCCGGTTCAACACGAACCTGGTCGAGTTCCTGCGGACGGGCACCGAGTTCGACCCGAACTGA
- a CDS encoding DUF5804 family protein: MTDVCLIGSDDSVLRYELLSRETAREALSTYDLWEPFENAIACRTVSVGAAVSLCNDLNWYLVRFVDDVLVREPSIVEDEWLSRDLATQVRNDAVKPAETGQYCKMYGVLENDDGPPSLVEPLFVQRTDDGLPAYDLHPDVDETVVVRVSAEEFGA, from the coding sequence GTGACCGACGTCTGTCTCATCGGCTCGGACGATTCCGTCCTCCGGTACGAGTTGCTCTCGCGTGAGACGGCCCGCGAGGCCCTCTCGACGTACGACCTCTGGGAACCGTTCGAGAACGCCATCGCCTGCCGGACGGTGAGCGTCGGGGCAGCCGTCTCCCTCTGTAACGACCTCAACTGGTACCTCGTCCGGTTCGTCGACGACGTGCTCGTCCGCGAGCCCTCCATCGTCGAAGACGAGTGGCTCTCGCGGGACCTGGCGACCCAGGTCCGAAACGATGCAGTCAAGCCCGCCGAGACCGGGCAGTACTGCAAGATGTACGGTGTCCTCGAGAACGACGACGGCCCCCCATCGCTCGTCGAGCCGCTGTTCGTGCAACGCACCGACGACGGGCTCCCGGCGTACGACCTGCACCCGGACGTAGACGAGACGGTTGTCGTCCGTGTCAGTGCGGAGGAGTTCGGCGCATGA
- a CDS encoding tRNA sulfurtransferase — protein sequence MHPPGAGTVVVRHGDLNVKSTGVQRRMERRLVANVEALLADAGVDGSVEQPWSRILIRTDEADVEAATEAAARAFGVVSASPALSVPSERGAITEALAETAREHYTGGTFAVNARRAEKSLPFDSEDAQRWGGQAIWEAVEDEFEPEVDLDDPNLTFHVEIRGEETFVFLEHVDGPGGLPLGTQAPMVALVSGGIDSPVAAYELMRRGSPVIPVYVDLGDYGGPDHEARAIETVRRLTDFAPNFDLTVWKIPAGDVVSDLVRSVDTGRMLVFRRFLYMVGEVVAGEAGAAGVVTGEALGQKSSQTGQNFAVTSQAIDLPVHRPLLTWDKADIVERARAIGTFHDSTIPAGCNRMVPNQPETRGSLPSVEAAEPDDLRERAREVVERADRIEF from the coding sequence ATGCATCCACCGGGGGCCGGGACGGTCGTCGTGCGCCACGGCGACCTCAACGTGAAGAGCACGGGCGTCCAGCGCCGCATGGAGCGCCGACTCGTCGCGAACGTCGAAGCCTTGCTCGCCGACGCAGGTGTCGACGGGAGCGTCGAGCAGCCGTGGTCGCGCATCCTCATCCGGACCGACGAGGCCGACGTCGAGGCGGCGACCGAGGCCGCCGCGAGGGCCTTCGGCGTCGTCTCCGCGAGCCCTGCCCTGTCGGTTCCCTCCGAGCGCGGGGCCATCACCGAGGCGCTCGCCGAGACCGCCCGTGAACACTACACGGGCGGGACGTTCGCGGTGAACGCCCGGCGAGCCGAGAAGTCGCTCCCGTTCGACAGCGAGGACGCCCAGCGATGGGGTGGGCAGGCCATCTGGGAGGCCGTCGAGGACGAGTTCGAGCCCGAGGTCGACCTCGACGACCCCAACCTCACCTTCCACGTCGAGATTCGCGGCGAGGAGACGTTCGTCTTCCTCGAACACGTCGACGGCCCGGGCGGACTCCCGCTCGGCACGCAAGCACCCATGGTCGCACTCGTCAGCGGCGGTATCGACTCGCCCGTCGCAGCCTACGAACTCATGCGCCGGGGCAGTCCCGTGATTCCGGTGTACGTCGATCTGGGGGATTATGGTGGCCCCGACCACGAGGCCCGTGCCATCGAGACGGTCCGGCGGCTCACCGACTTCGCGCCGAACTTCGACCTCACGGTGTGGAAGATACCGGCAGGCGACGTGGTCTCCGACCTCGTTCGCAGTGTCGACACCGGCCGCATGCTCGTGTTCCGGCGGTTCCTCTACATGGTCGGCGAAGTGGTCGCCGGCGAAGCCGGGGCTGCCGGGGTGGTGACGGGCGAGGCTCTCGGACAGAAGTCCAGCCAGACCGGCCAGAACTTCGCCGTCACCTCGCAGGCCATCGACCTCCCGGTTCACCGACCCCTCCTGACGTGGGATAAGGCGGACATCGTCGAGCGTGCCCGTGCCATCGGGACCTTCCACGATTCGACGATTCCGGCGGGCTGCAACCGCATGGTCCCGAACCAGCCCGAGACGCGCGGCTCGCTTCCCTCGGTCGAGGCGGCCGAACCCGACGACCTCAGGGAGCGTGCCCGCGAGGTCGTCGAACGGGCCGACCGCATCGAGTTCTGA
- a CDS encoding response regulator — protein sequence MSPQDPVEEVSRTDQEGGHTPGLDVRPTVGLGDDAGPATVLVVDDDPGMVDATAAFLEREADEIVTVTATSASDGLAILESRDVHCIVSDFDMPEMDGLSFLAAVRRRDDSLPFVLFTGKGSEEIASTAISEGVSDYLQKGGPDQFALLVTRVQTLVDKRQTEAALRLRVQAIEAAREGIAVLDDDGRYIYMNEAYAAMHGYDVPELIGETWEVLSTDEEVEVFSSEIMPQLAESGDWRGSVTGVRRDGSRFPKDLSMAHMAGGGHVCVISDMTDYVAVSEETVAERVLQAHEMGAMLAEGDAITGANNEFLTLVRHSRETLLSLPLSALGDELVALVDRARETGHTQDAPVTLQAESGTTTAVECRVEVVDPEKDIVAVLAYRA from the coding sequence ATGTCCCCGCAGGACCCCGTCGAAGAGGTCTCCAGGACCGACCAGGAGGGAGGTCACACCCCGGGGCTCGACGTGCGGCCAACAGTCGGCCTCGGTGACGACGCCGGCCCAGCGACCGTCCTCGTCGTCGACGACGACCCGGGGATGGTCGACGCGACGGCGGCCTTCCTCGAGCGGGAGGCCGACGAAATCGTGACCGTCACGGCCACGAGCGCGAGCGACGGCCTCGCCATCCTCGAAAGCCGTGATGTCCACTGCATCGTGAGCGACTTCGACATGCCGGAGATGGACGGCCTCAGCTTCCTCGCGGCCGTCCGGCGGCGGGACGACTCGCTGCCCTTCGTCCTGTTCACGGGGAAAGGCAGCGAGGAGATCGCCAGCACGGCCATCTCGGAAGGCGTGAGTGACTACCTCCAGAAGGGCGGCCCAGACCAGTTCGCGCTGCTGGTGACCCGCGTCCAGACCCTGGTCGACAAACGGCAGACGGAGGCGGCGCTCCGGCTCCGCGTCCAGGCCATCGAGGCCGCCCGCGAGGGGATCGCGGTCCTCGACGACGACGGCAGGTACATCTACATGAACGAGGCGTACGCCGCCATGCACGGATACGACGTGCCTGAACTCATCGGAGAGACGTGGGAGGTCCTCTCGACCGACGAGGAGGTCGAGGTGTTCAGCAGCGAGATCATGCCCCAGCTCGCGGAATCCGGCGACTGGCGCGGGAGCGTAACGGGCGTCCGCCGCGACGGCTCTCGCTTCCCGAAGGACCTCTCGATGGCCCACATGGCGGGCGGCGGCCACGTCTGCGTCATCAGCGATATGACCGACTACGTCGCCGTGAGCGAGGAGACCGTCGCAGAACGGGTCCTGCAGGCCCACGAGATGGGCGCGATGCTCGCCGAGGGCGATGCGATAACCGGTGCGAACAACGAGTTCCTGACACTCGTCCGGCACTCGCGGGAGACGCTGCTTTCCCTCCCGCTCTCGGCGCTCGGCGACGAACTCGTCGCCCTCGTGGACCGAGCCCGAGAGACCGGTCACACTCAGGACGCGCCCGTGACGCTGCAAGCCGAATCGGGGACGACCACGGCGGTCGAATGCCGGGTCGAAGTGGTCGACCCTGAGAAGGATATCGTCGCGGTACTCGCGTACCGCGCGTAG
- a CDS encoding methionine adenosyltransferase codes for MTERNIRVEPIDRLAVEDQEVEIVERKGIGHPDSICDGIAEAVSQSLAQIYLDRVGRVLHYNTDETQLVAGTAAPAFGGGEVIEPIYLLIVGRATKHYVDEEGTEYNIPAETVALKAARRYLNEHFPELEFGTDIVVDVKLGEGSGDLQTVFGEDGAAVPMANDTSFGVGHAPNTETEQIVLDAERRLNGEYHDENPAIGQDVKIMGKREGDHIDITVAAAMVDKYVEDLDDYIEQVESIRDYVTEVAAEHTDREVDVHVNTADNYDEGAIYLTTTGTSAEQGDDGSVGRGNRANGLITPNRSMSMEATSGKNPVNHIGKIYNLLSTEIAESVVSEVDGIRDLRIRLLSQIGRPIDQPHVADAHVVTEEGVELGDIEGDVSAIIDRELANVTDITRRVIDGELTTF; via the coding sequence ATGACAGAGCGCAATATTCGCGTCGAGCCCATCGACAGGCTCGCGGTCGAAGACCAGGAGGTCGAGATCGTCGAGCGAAAAGGCATCGGCCACCCCGACTCTATCTGTGACGGTATCGCGGAAGCGGTCTCGCAGTCACTCGCCCAGATATACCTCGACCGCGTCGGCCGGGTCCTCCACTACAACACCGACGAGACGCAACTCGTCGCCGGCACCGCCGCACCCGCCTTCGGCGGCGGCGAAGTCATCGAGCCGATCTATCTCCTCATCGTCGGTCGCGCCACCAAGCACTACGTGGACGAAGAGGGCACCGAGTACAACATCCCGGCCGAGACCGTCGCCCTCAAAGCGGCCCGCCGGTACCTCAATGAGCACTTCCCGGAACTGGAGTTCGGCACCGACATCGTCGTCGACGTGAAGCTCGGCGAGGGCTCGGGCGACCTCCAGACCGTCTTCGGCGAGGACGGTGCGGCCGTCCCGATGGCCAACGACACCTCCTTCGGCGTCGGCCACGCGCCCAACACGGAGACCGAGCAGATCGTCCTCGACGCCGAGCGCCGCCTCAACGGCGAGTACCACGACGAGAACCCGGCCATCGGCCAGGACGTGAAGATCATGGGCAAGCGCGAAGGCGACCACATCGACATCACGGTCGCTGCCGCTATGGTCGACAAGTACGTCGAGGACCTCGACGACTACATCGAGCAGGTCGAGTCCATCCGTGACTACGTCACCGAGGTCGCCGCCGAGCACACCGACCGCGAGGTCGACGTGCACGTCAACACCGCTGACAACTATGACGAGGGTGCCATCTACCTCACGACGACCGGCACCTCCGCCGAGCAGGGCGACGACGGGTCGGTCGGCCGCGGCAACCGCGCGAACGGCCTCATCACGCCGAACCGCTCCATGTCCATGGAGGCCACGTCGGGGAAGAACCCGGTCAACCACATCGGGAAGATCTACAACCTCCTCAGCACTGAGATCGCCGAGAGCGTCGTGAGCGAGGTCGACGGAATCCGCGACCTGCGCATCCGCCTGCTCTCCCAGATCGGCCGCCCCATCGACCAGCCCCACGTCGCCGACGCCCACGTCGTCACCGAAGAGGGCGTCGAGCTCGGCGACATCGAGGGCGACGTGTCGGCCATCATCGACCGCGAACTCGCCAACGTGACCGACATCACCCGTCGCGTCATCGACGGCGAACTGACGACGTTCTGA
- the cyaB gene encoding class IV adenylate cyclase, translating to MYEVEVKVRADHGPVRERLAEHEAVPVDAVVQEDVYYDAPHRDFAATDEALRIRREASIDPDATDSVAAAVDSVPSAEFDAHVTYKGPLVEAESKTREEFETLVAAGETMDEILSRLGFEPAATVRKRRERFALDGYTVTLDAVEGLGEYVECEVETDEESVEDAREGAFEVLRSLGLDPDDQIRTSYLGLLLAGEATSE from the coding sequence ATGTACGAGGTGGAAGTGAAGGTCCGGGCCGACCACGGTCCGGTCCGGGAGCGACTGGCCGAGCACGAGGCCGTCCCGGTCGATGCGGTCGTCCAGGAGGACGTGTACTACGACGCGCCGCATCGCGACTTCGCGGCGACCGACGAGGCCCTTCGCATCCGGCGCGAGGCGAGCATCGACCCCGACGCGACCGACTCGGTCGCGGCCGCCGTCGACAGCGTCCCGTCGGCCGAGTTCGACGCGCACGTCACCTACAAGGGCCCGCTCGTCGAGGCAGAATCGAAGACCAGAGAGGAGTTCGAGACGCTGGTCGCGGCGGGCGAGACGATGGACGAGATACTCTCACGGCTTGGCTTCGAACCGGCCGCGACCGTCCGCAAGCGCCGCGAACGCTTCGCCCTCGATGGGTACACCGTCACGCTGGACGCGGTCGAGGGCCTCGGCGAGTACGTCGAGTGCGAGGTCGAGACCGACGAGGAGTCGGTCGAGGACGCCCGTGAGGGCGCGTTCGAGGTACTCCGGTCGCTCGGGCTGGACCCCGACGACCAGATTCGGACGTCGTATCTGGGCCTGTTGCTCGCTGGCGAGGCGACGTCGGAGTGA
- a CDS encoding peptidylprolyl isomerase, whose protein sequence is MTDDQEAELADAEEEVSEEEATEEEEATGLQDGAFVKLNYTARTAESDQLVDTTDPEVAEEEGVDDEGRPFEPRVIVLGEGHMFAAVEDEIRGKEVGDSGHVTIPAAEAFGEYDDSQVRTVSAEKIPEDSRRPGAQVQVDGEQGYINTIIGGRARVDFNHPLAGEDLEYDYEISEVVEDRVEKAQGLMHMFFDVDLDMWFETDEVEEEVPVESDDEDAEPEFETETVEKETLYIESDPQLQMNQQWMFGKQQVAQQLMQHLDIDRVIVQETIDGGMGGMMGGMGGMMGGAGGAGGADAADIEAALEEADIDAEDIEADLDEE, encoded by the coding sequence ATGACCGATGATCAAGAGGCCGAACTGGCCGACGCTGAGGAAGAAGTGAGTGAGGAAGAAGCGACAGAGGAAGAAGAGGCAACAGGACTCCAGGACGGAGCCTTCGTCAAGCTCAACTACACCGCCCGAACCGCCGAGAGCGACCAGCTGGTCGACACGACCGACCCGGAAGTCGCCGAGGAAGAGGGTGTCGACGACGAGGGTCGTCCCTTCGAGCCCCGCGTCATCGTGCTCGGCGAGGGCCACATGTTCGCGGCCGTCGAGGACGAGATTCGCGGCAAGGAGGTCGGTGACTCCGGTCACGTCACCATCCCCGCCGCCGAAGCCTTCGGCGAGTACGACGACTCCCAGGTCCGCACCGTCAGCGCGGAGAAGATCCCCGAGGACTCCCGCCGCCCCGGCGCACAGGTCCAGGTCGACGGCGAGCAGGGCTACATCAACACCATCATCGGTGGCCGCGCCCGCGTCGACTTCAACCACCCGCTCGCCGGTGAGGACCTCGAGTACGACTACGAGATCAGCGAGGTCGTCGAGGACCGCGTCGAGAAGGCCCAGGGCCTGATGCACATGTTCTTCGACGTCGACCTCGACATGTGGTTCGAGACCGACGAGGTCGAAGAGGAGGTCCCCGTCGAGTCCGACGACGAGGACGCAGAGCCCGAGTTCGAGACCGAGACGGTCGAGAAGGAGACGCTCTACATCGAGTCCGACCCGCAGCTGCAGATGAACCAGCAGTGGATGTTCGGCAAGCAGCAGGTCGCACAGCAGCTCATGCAGCACCTCGACATCGACCGCGTCATCGTCCAGGAGACCATCGACGGTGGGATGGGCGGTATGATGGGCGGCATGGGTGGCATGATGGGCGGCGCAGGCGGCGCAGGCGGTGCCGACGCAGCCGACATCGAGGCAGCCCTCGAGGAAGCCGACATCGACGCCGAGGACATCGAAGCCGACCTCGACGAAGAGTAA
- a CDS encoding digeranylgeranylglycerophospholipid reductase, translated as MTETYDVVIAGAGPAGGQAARDLASRGYDVVVLETEEEDEFPSRSNKSTAGTFPSTMASFGIPDDVVMNFTDDVVLESPSHHYRRHQPGAVLEFADFKNWLVDEAEADGAEYWFDARVSKPITEGGEIVGVQYNGDEEVYGDIIIDATGPSAPLAKALDVCNLRRGKQAIGIEFEYEGMNIDAGGYADLTDAMMLRLDHDIAPGGYSWIFHTGADTAKVGVCYLQNESHRQNSKSGYTIDDYLQYWVDMDPRFENATRKEGIQHRGSAHIQLPDRMSTDNFMAIGDTVPTVDPLWGEGIDKCMRSGRAAAATADRVLTHSERDTSASELAVYDQLWHERVAPKVKTRLFMTEMLYRVSNDRYDELMRDILALSEDRLESVNKGDLGAIIRMMKLEDVTTLARTAKDWFRN; from the coding sequence ATGACTGAAACATACGATGTGGTTATCGCCGGTGCGGGCCCTGCTGGAGGGCAGGCGGCACGAGACCTCGCCTCCCGAGGATACGACGTAGTCGTACTCGAGACGGAGGAGGAGGACGAGTTCCCGAGCAGAAGCAACAAATCGACGGCCGGGACCTTCCCGTCCACCATGGCTTCGTTCGGTATCCCCGACGATGTCGTGATGAACTTCACCGACGACGTGGTTCTGGAATCACCGAGCCACCACTACCGCCGGCACCAGCCCGGTGCCGTCCTCGAGTTCGCCGACTTCAAGAACTGGCTGGTCGACGAGGCCGAAGCCGACGGGGCCGAGTACTGGTTCGACGCGCGCGTCTCCAAGCCCATCACCGAGGGCGGCGAGATCGTCGGCGTCCAGTACAACGGCGACGAGGAGGTGTACGGTGACATCATCATCGACGCGACCGGGCCGAGCGCCCCGCTCGCGAAGGCGCTCGACGTCTGCAACCTCAGGCGCGGGAAGCAGGCCATCGGTATCGAGTTCGAGTACGAGGGCATGAACATCGACGCCGGCGGCTACGCCGACCTGACGGACGCGATGATGCTCCGCCTCGACCACGACATCGCCCCCGGCGGCTACTCGTGGATCTTCCACACCGGCGCGGACACCGCGAAGGTCGGGGTCTGTTACCTCCAGAACGAGAGCCACCGCCAGAACTCGAAGTCCGGGTACACCATCGACGACTACCTCCAGTACTGGGTGGACATGGACCCGCGATTCGAGAACGCGACCCGCAAGGAGGGTATCCAGCACCGGGGCTCCGCTCACATCCAGCTCCCCGACCGCATGAGCACGGACAACTTCATGGCCATCGGCGACACCGTCCCGACCGTCGACCCGCTCTGGGGCGAGGGCATCGACAAGTGCATGCGCTCGGGTCGGGCCGCCGCGGCGACGGCCGACCGGGTGCTCACCCACAGTGAACGCGACACGTCCGCGTCCGAACTCGCCGTCTACGACCAGCTCTGGCACGAACGCGTCGCGCCGAAGGTGAAGACCCGCCTGTTCATGACCGAGATGCTGTACCGCGTCTCAAACGACCGCTACGACGAACTGATGCGGGACATCCTCGCCCTGTCCGAGGACCGACTCGAGTCCGTGAACAAGGGCGACCTTGGGGCGATAATCCGCATGATGAAGCTCGAAGACGTCACCACCCTCGCGCGGACCGCGAAGGACTGGTTCCGGAACTGA
- a CDS encoding transcriptional regulator, producing MAGRLETGIDVLDRKLNGGLPPGAIVAFTVDPASQSELLLYELTAARGTLYLTTERSDQAVRDAIENTNAPVGSPTVRDISGSEPLDQANRLIRALPEGANLIIDTADVLERGDRNRYRSFMTELQTHMVNTGSIAFLHCLNGHHIPTNRDTTKHMADVVFDLTTQVRGTELENRLSVPKFRGGQALTETVKLELADQVAIDTSRDIA from the coding sequence ATGGCCGGACGGCTTGAGACTGGTATCGACGTGCTCGACCGGAAGCTCAACGGCGGGTTGCCTCCGGGGGCTATCGTGGCGTTCACCGTGGATCCTGCGAGCCAATCCGAGCTACTGCTGTACGAGCTCACGGCCGCCCGCGGCACGCTGTACCTGACCACCGAGCGCTCGGACCAGGCGGTCCGGGACGCCATCGAGAACACCAACGCACCCGTCGGGAGCCCGACGGTGCGCGACATCTCGGGGTCGGAGCCGCTCGACCAGGCCAACCGCCTCATCCGGGCGCTCCCGGAGGGGGCCAACCTCATCATCGACACGGCCGACGTGCTCGAACGCGGCGACCGGAACCGCTACCGGAGCTTCATGACCGAGCTCCAGACCCACATGGTCAACACCGGCTCCATCGCGTTCTTGCACTGCCTGAACGGCCACCACATCCCGACGAACCGGGACACGACGAAACACATGGCCGACGTGGTGTTCGACCTCACCACACAGGTTCGCGGGACCGAACTGGAGAACCGGCTCTCGGTGCCGAAGTTCCGCGGCGGGCAGGCGCTCACCGAGACGGTCAAACTCGAACTCGCGGACCAGGTCGCCATCGACACCTCGCGCGACATCGCGTGA
- a CDS encoding P-loop NTPase, which yields MLAIAGGKGGVGKTTTTLALAATLGNERRPVRVVDVDCDMPDLHTLAGCDREPTLAAVRDGGPLADQEVRSYPGVRLVGAPARSGCAGAGRFDVVAALRTLDDGDRLTTLVDTPGGAGPPAVDPLRAAEATVLVSDSTQQSLLDAAKTAAMARQLDTRVVGVVLTRTQAAPSGVADLLDTPVLATVPSARRPLNSTAVWSAYDTAAQRLSTQTII from the coding sequence ATGCTCGCAATCGCCGGTGGCAAGGGCGGCGTCGGGAAGACCACCACGACGCTCGCACTGGCCGCCACCCTGGGGAACGAACGCCGGCCGGTCCGGGTCGTCGACGTGGACTGTGACATGCCCGACCTGCACACGCTGGCCGGCTGCGACCGTGAACCGACGCTGGCCGCAGTCCGCGACGGTGGACCACTGGCGGACCAGGAAGTCCGGTCGTATCCGGGTGTGCGGCTGGTCGGTGCGCCTGCGCGGTCGGGATGCGCCGGAGCTGGCCGGTTCGACGTCGTCGCCGCCCTCCGAACCCTGGACGACGGCGACCGGCTCACCACCCTTGTGGACACGCCCGGCGGTGCCGGTCCACCTGCCGTCGACCCACTCCGGGCAGCCGAAGCGACGGTTCTGGTCAGCGACAGCACTCAGCAGTCACTGCTCGACGCCGCCAAGACCGCGGCGATGGCACGCCAACTCGACACGAGAGTCGTCGGTGTGGTCCTCACCCGGACCCAGGCCGCACCGTCTGGAGTGGCCGATCTCCTCGACACACCGGTGCTTGCGACCGTTCCGTCGGCCCGCCGTCCCCTGAACTCGACGGCGGTCTGGTCAGCCTACGACACAGCGGCTCAACGCCTGAGCACGCAAACAATTATTTAG